From Pedobacter indicus, a single genomic window includes:
- a CDS encoding DUF1080 domain-containing protein, translated as MKKTIYTLLAAFMLQLPAFAQQADQRTATTKVADVLALQPALNEQKLNEAMAQLDGFAASDITALIKQLTPEGQGDDSKVEYASNSYSFYVMLPGKENQRAKFVQGLVAALPEVADKDNKGYIISLLQKAGKDDAVAALSPFLTDEYLSEKAARALATIGTETASKALLEQLPNTSGHAQVSVVEALGDARYAGAEEAIINLVGSDDVGLERAALYALANIAGTASADVLKAAAKDAGYIYNESNATASFIHYANQLAEKGEERLAEKLASDLLKDAKSDEQVHSRIAALELLAQINGESYTKKLVKAALDNNLEYRVAALKFAAPYLTDANAGRWIKGIRKGSPETKADFISFLARNNQSAAIPAIQKSLTSNSDIERAAAIHALSKLSGDQAAGDLIKLLENGNESDRAAVKEALLTMKGEQVPVVLTESLPNLNAADKVLILEVLTNRAYAGSFDAVQPLLTDSDPKVKEAAFNALTQISRSKDLPKLLELVKTASGDDLTAVQTAIVNVVNTSANQEQDIDQVLAAYTGANEQGKMSLLRVLSGIGGEKALAAVSESVANGNASLKSASIIALSDWSDESALQELIKLSKTTANEKEFDAILKGIVRIASGSTLPNEQKVLIYRDLMDVAQNSAQKKLVLGRLQATGTYNALIFAGTFLDDKELQGVAANTVMNIALDNKDLYGQDVRVLLDKVIGLLGGSESSYLKEAVRKHLAEMPKGQGYVSLFNGKDLTGWKGLVANPIKRAQMSEKELAAAQKKADEQMRAGWIVKDGILTFTGKGDNIATIKQYGDFEMLVDWKLDKDGEEGDAGVYLRGTPQVQIWDTSRTNVGAEVGSGGLYNNQKHESKPLKVADNPLGEWNTFKIKMVDDKVTVYLNGELVVDNVVLENYWDRNQSIFPIEQIELQAHGTLVYYRDIFVKELPRKEIFELSAAEKNEGFEVLFDGTNLDSWTGNTDSYVVSEEGTLAIYPTKGSGGNLYTKNEYSDFIYRFDFRLTPGANNGIGIRAPLTGNAAYEGMEIQVLDNDADVYKDLEIYQYHGSVYGVIPAKRGFLKPVGEWNTEEIYIKGDEIRVTLNGTVILEGNLAEASKNGTLDGKAHPGLKKASGHIGFLGHGSEVHFKNIRIKDLSK; from the coding sequence ATGAAAAAAACAATATATACTTTATTAGCAGCATTTATGCTGCAGTTACCGGCTTTTGCACAGCAAGCTGACCAACGAACTGCCACAACGAAAGTGGCCGACGTCTTGGCCTTGCAGCCAGCTTTGAACGAGCAAAAGTTAAATGAAGCTATGGCTCAACTCGATGGCTTTGCGGCTTCGGATATCACGGCGCTTATTAAGCAACTAACACCGGAAGGACAGGGTGATGACTCGAAAGTAGAGTATGCATCCAATAGTTATTCTTTTTATGTAATGCTCCCGGGAAAAGAAAACCAACGTGCCAAATTCGTTCAAGGATTGGTTGCTGCATTGCCGGAAGTTGCTGATAAAGATAACAAAGGTTATATTATTTCTCTCCTTCAGAAAGCAGGAAAAGATGATGCCGTAGCTGCATTAAGCCCTTTTTTGACGGATGAGTACTTATCGGAGAAAGCAGCGCGCGCGCTAGCGACTATCGGGACGGAAACCGCATCAAAAGCGTTATTGGAACAGTTACCTAACACCAGCGGGCACGCTCAGGTTTCAGTTGTCGAAGCACTAGGAGATGCACGTTATGCTGGCGCTGAAGAGGCCATTATTAATTTGGTGGGCAGTGATGATGTAGGGTTGGAGCGTGCTGCGCTATATGCTTTGGCAAATATCGCTGGTACCGCTTCTGCAGATGTTTTAAAAGCGGCTGCTAAAGACGCGGGATATATCTACAATGAGTCGAACGCTACCGCTTCATTTATTCACTATGCAAACCAATTGGCAGAAAAAGGGGAAGAGCGTTTAGCAGAAAAGTTAGCTTCAGATTTATTGAAAGATGCAAAATCAGATGAGCAGGTTCATTCACGGATCGCTGCATTGGAGTTGCTAGCACAAATAAATGGCGAAAGCTACACAAAAAAGCTGGTTAAAGCGGCTTTAGATAATAACCTTGAATATAGGGTAGCGGCACTTAAATTTGCAGCCCCTTATCTTACCGATGCAAATGCAGGAAGATGGATTAAAGGAATACGTAAGGGAAGCCCAGAAACAAAAGCAGATTTCATAAGCTTTCTAGCTCGGAACAATCAGTCGGCAGCTATTCCGGCAATTCAAAAGTCGTTGACTAGTAATTCTGATATCGAGCGCGCGGCTGCTATCCACGCACTTAGCAAGTTGTCTGGCGATCAGGCTGCAGGGGATTTAATTAAGCTTTTAGAGAACGGCAACGAATCAGATCGGGCTGCTGTGAAAGAGGCATTGTTGACGATGAAGGGAGAACAAGTGCCGGTTGTATTGACCGAGTCTTTACCAAATCTCAATGCTGCTGATAAAGTTTTGATTTTAGAAGTATTAACTAATCGTGCGTATGCAGGTAGTTTTGACGCTGTTCAACCGTTGTTAACAGACAGCGACCCTAAGGTAAAGGAAGCTGCATTTAATGCACTTACGCAGATCTCGAGATCGAAAGATCTCCCGAAGCTCTTGGAATTGGTGAAAACAGCCTCGGGGGATGATTTAACTGCTGTGCAAACGGCTATTGTTAATGTCGTTAATACAAGCGCTAATCAAGAGCAGGATATCGACCAGGTTTTAGCAGCTTACACAGGTGCGAATGAGCAAGGTAAGATGTCATTGTTACGTGTTTTATCCGGTATCGGAGGAGAAAAAGCCCTTGCTGCTGTATCTGAATCGGTTGCTAATGGTAATGCAAGTTTGAAGAGTGCATCGATCATCGCTTTATCGGATTGGAGTGATGAGAGCGCCTTGCAGGAGCTTATTAAGCTTAGTAAGACGACCGCAAATGAAAAAGAGTTTGATGCTATTCTAAAAGGTATTGTTCGTATTGCAAGTGGATCTACATTGCCTAACGAACAGAAGGTGCTTATTTATAGAGACCTAATGGACGTTGCGCAAAATAGTGCACAAAAGAAATTGGTCTTGGGCAGATTACAGGCAACCGGCACGTATAATGCATTGATCTTCGCAGGTACTTTTTTAGACGATAAGGAATTGCAGGGAGTTGCTGCTAATACCGTAATGAACATTGCTTTAGATAATAAAGATCTTTACGGTCAGGACGTGCGTGTATTACTAGACAAGGTGATCGGGCTCTTAGGTGGAAGCGAAAGCAGCTATTTGAAGGAAGCAGTAAGGAAGCACTTAGCTGAGATGCCAAAAGGACAGGGTTATGTTTCCTTATTCAATGGCAAGGATTTAACCGGATGGAAGGGCTTAGTGGCTAATCCGATTAAACGTGCACAGATGTCAGAAAAAGAGTTGGCTGCAGCACAGAAGAAGGCAGATGAGCAAATGAGAGCAGGCTGGATCGTAAAAGATGGAATTTTGACCTTTACTGGAAAAGGTGATAATATCGCAACAATAAAACAGTATGGTGATTTTGAGATGTTGGTAGACTGGAAGCTTGATAAAGATGGTGAAGAAGGGGATGCTGGCGTGTACCTTCGTGGTACTCCGCAAGTACAAATATGGGATACTTCGCGAACCAACGTGGGTGCTGAGGTCGGATCTGGTGGGTTATATAACAACCAAAAACACGAAAGTAAGCCACTGAAGGTTGCTGATAATCCATTAGGTGAGTGGAATACATTCAAAATTAAAATGGTAGACGATAAGGTTACCGTCTATTTGAATGGTGAACTGGTTGTTGATAACGTGGTGCTTGAAAATTATTGGGATAGAAATCAGTCTATTTTCCCTATTGAGCAGATTGAATTACAGGCCCATGGTACCTTGGTTTACTACCGCGATATTTTCGTTAAGGAGTTACCGAGAAAGGAAATATTTGAGCTTAGTGCGGCTGAAAAGAATGAAGGGTTTGAAGTTTTATTTGATGGAACGAACCTGGATTCGTGGACAGGGAATACAGACTCTTATGTTGTGAGTGAGGAAGGGACTTTAGCTATTTACCCTACGAAGGGCTCTGGTGGTAATTTGTATACAAAAAATGAATATAGTGATTTCATCTACCGTTTTGATTTCCGATTGACCCCCGGTGCAAATAATGGAATTGGTATCCGGGCTCCGCTGACAGGCAATGCTGCGTACGAAGGTATGGAAATTCAGGTATTGGATAATGATGCAGATGTGTACAAAGACTTAGAAATTTATCAATATCATGGTTCTGTATATGGCGTAATTCCGGCTAAAAGAGGTTTCTTGAAGCCTGTTGGCGAATGGAACACTGAAGAAATTTATATAAAGGGTGATGAGATTCGTGTGACCTTGAATGGAACAGTAATTCTAGAAGGTAATTTAGCAGAAGCATCTAAGAACGGAACTTTGGATGGGAAAGCGCATCCTGGATTAAAGAAAGCTAGCGGACATATAGGGTTCTTGGGGCATGGCTCTGAGGTACACTTTAAAAATATTCGAATTAAAGATTTAAGTAAATAG
- a CDS encoding Gfo/Idh/MocA family oxidoreductase — protein MNKQKNSRREFLKTSALAAAAFTIVPRHVLGGQGFLAPSDHLTKAVIGVGSMGRGHFKYAGTKTVAICDVDKRHLQIAAGMLEKGVKQLHDYRDLIQLPEVDIVHIATPPHWHGIMAAEAAKAGKDIWCEKPMTRTIGEGKRVKEAVQQHGRIFRLNTWFRFDANFYGMAVPVKKIKKLVDSKMLGWPLTVTVGRHTGFDWKFYWVGKDNLPVEKVPAELDYDMWLGPAPYKPYSEHRTHTTFRGYWDYDGGGLGDMGQHYLDPIQYFLGKDNESPISVEVDAPQQHSDAVGTWRKIVFTYADGCKIVLDGEGKIDDVPYIDGPNGKLYPGFKSDIPNMEQKLAAFPEPEAQVTDFVQAVKERKKFALNEDNGHRSCTLVNMGLIAVRLGRTLKYDPVKEEFINDEAANRLIDQPMRGPWTI, from the coding sequence ATGAATAAACAAAAAAATTCAAGACGTGAATTTCTGAAAACATCAGCATTGGCGGCGGCGGCATTTACGATTGTGCCCCGACACGTGCTGGGTGGCCAAGGTTTCTTGGCTCCGAGCGACCACTTGACGAAAGCGGTAATTGGAGTCGGTAGTATGGGGCGTGGACACTTTAAATATGCAGGTACAAAAACAGTTGCAATTTGTGATGTTGATAAACGACATCTGCAAATAGCGGCAGGTATGTTGGAGAAAGGAGTTAAACAACTTCATGATTATCGCGATTTAATACAGCTTCCTGAAGTAGACATTGTACATATTGCAACTCCGCCACACTGGCATGGAATTATGGCAGCAGAAGCAGCAAAGGCTGGGAAGGATATTTGGTGTGAGAAGCCTATGACACGAACGATTGGCGAAGGAAAGCGAGTGAAAGAGGCTGTTCAGCAACATGGTCGTATTTTCCGTCTGAATACATGGTTTAGGTTTGACGCGAATTTTTACGGCATGGCGGTGCCAGTGAAAAAGATTAAAAAACTAGTTGACTCAAAAATGTTAGGTTGGCCACTAACTGTTACAGTTGGACGACATACTGGCTTCGATTGGAAATTTTATTGGGTTGGGAAAGATAACCTGCCGGTAGAGAAAGTGCCTGCAGAGTTAGACTATGATATGTGGTTAGGCCCGGCGCCGTACAAGCCATATAGCGAACATCGAACACATACAACGTTTCGTGGATATTGGGATTATGATGGAGGCGGCTTAGGTGATATGGGTCAACACTATCTAGACCCTATCCAGTATTTCTTGGGTAAAGATAATGAAAGCCCGATCTCTGTTGAGGTTGATGCGCCGCAGCAGCATAGTGACGCGGTAGGAACATGGCGAAAAATCGTGTTCACTTATGCGGATGGGTGTAAGATTGTTTTAGATGGTGAAGGGAAAATTGATGATGTCCCTTATATCGATGGCCCGAATGGGAAATTATATCCGGGCTTTAAATCTGATATTCCAAATATGGAGCAAAAGTTAGCGGCATTCCCAGAGCCGGAAGCTCAGGTAACCGATTTTGTGCAGGCGGTTAAAGAACGCAAGAAGTTTGCTTTGAACGAAGATAACGGACATCGATCTTGTACGTTGGTGAACATGGGATTGATAGCAGTAAGGTTGGGCAGAACGTTGAAGTATGATCCAGTAAAAGAAGAGTTTATTAATGATGAAGCGGCAAATAGGTTGATCGACCAACCTATGCGGGGTCCGTGGACTATCTAA
- a CDS encoding SusD/RagB family nutrient-binding outer membrane lipoprotein has translation MKKILLGGLIILNIFFLSSCTKDFDSLNTDPNRIDEVTPGSLLTPTIYGMSTYFTERSYSFTWQLMQVGLPNPSVARGVHRYEVNENAGNGTWNTLYKWLRNTREMEQAAIESELPIYTAVAATLEAYIAGILTDSFGDVPLSEALRAEEGINQPKFDTQEEIYRYLIDKLENANLVYEAGGEMTGNDLLYNNDVEKWRKFNNSLLMRLLLRTSKRTEFDSYNRLKGMIDNAGKYPIFTSNEEAALVPISGMSPYDYAWGRRQDYVNFEAMSSFFVDLLNDLEDPRRALFMTQASELVDGKVVPIGYKGIPSAHSGDASQFNYNPSTPQGDLMVHTALGTEIIEVIMTYAEVEFIKAEVALHFNDRAGAKEAYEKGVTASITQWKGGTVPANYFDNEFVAFGGTMEQLMTQKYLALFFNDYQQWFEYRRTGYPVLPKTEYMLHDGVMPTRFMYHNDVRRYNPENYQIAAERIGGDDVMTKVWWEK, from the coding sequence ATGAAAAAGATTTTATTAGGTGGCTTGATCATTTTAAATATATTCTTCCTGTCATCTTGTACAAAAGACTTTGACAGTTTAAACACAGATCCAAATCGTATCGATGAGGTAACTCCTGGTAGTTTATTGACACCGACGATCTATGGAATGAGCACCTATTTTACAGAACGGAGTTATTCATTTACCTGGCAACTGATGCAGGTTGGATTGCCAAACCCAAGCGTAGCCAGAGGTGTACATAGATATGAGGTCAACGAAAACGCTGGAAACGGAACTTGGAATACTCTATATAAATGGTTGAGAAATACCCGAGAAATGGAGCAGGCTGCAATAGAATCAGAACTTCCTATATATACCGCCGTTGCTGCGACCTTAGAAGCTTATATAGCAGGGATTCTGACAGATAGCTTTGGAGACGTTCCGTTAAGCGAAGCACTTAGAGCAGAGGAAGGTATTAACCAACCCAAGTTTGATACGCAGGAGGAAATCTATCGCTACCTGATCGATAAGCTAGAAAACGCAAATTTAGTTTACGAAGCCGGTGGTGAAATGACTGGTAATGATTTACTGTACAATAATGACGTGGAGAAGTGGCGTAAGTTTAACAACTCATTATTGATGCGCCTTCTTTTGAGAACCTCAAAGCGTACCGAGTTTGATAGCTACAACCGCTTAAAAGGGATGATTGACAATGCTGGTAAATATCCGATATTTACTAGCAATGAGGAGGCCGCTTTGGTACCAATTAGTGGGATGTCACCCTATGATTACGCTTGGGGACGAAGACAAGATTATGTGAATTTTGAGGCTATGAGCTCTTTCTTCGTTGATTTGTTAAATGATTTAGAAGATCCGCGCAGAGCACTGTTCATGACACAAGCTAGCGAGTTGGTCGATGGAAAAGTTGTTCCTATAGGCTATAAGGGCATACCTTCAGCACACTCGGGAGACGCCTCACAATTTAATTATAATCCAAGTACACCACAAGGCGACCTTATGGTACACACAGCTTTGGGTACTGAGATTATTGAAGTGATTATGACCTATGCTGAAGTCGAGTTTATTAAAGCGGAAGTAGCCCTTCACTTTAATGATCGTGCAGGCGCCAAAGAAGCTTACGAAAAAGGTGTTACAGCATCCATTACGCAATGGAAAGGCGGTACAGTGCCCGCCAATTATTTTGATAATGAATTTGTAGCTTTCGGTGGAACAATGGAGCAGTTAATGACGCAAAAGTATCTCGCACTTTTCTTCAATGATTATCAACAATGGTTTGAATACCGTAGAACAGGCTATCCTGTATTACCTAAAACAGAATATATGCTGCATGATGGTGTTATGCCGACTCGGTTTATGTATCATAATGACGTGAGGAGATACAATCCCGAAAACTATCAAATAGCGGCTGAGCGAATTGGTGGCGATGACGTGATGACAAAAGTTTGGTGGGAAAAATAG
- a CDS encoding SusC/RagA family TonB-linked outer membrane protein, giving the protein MKQIYINRVSARLMFTLILVLSLFCTSLYAQEKLVTIQGVVYSADDREALPGVSIVANETSVGVTDANGSFSLNVNTGTTLRFAFIGLSPYEMEVTRAESGLVIQLQNEARGLSEVVVTALGIEREAKGLGYGVTTVKGEDFTEAMSNNWTDALKGKVPGLNLTQASSGPINSTRINLRGDRSLDPNRNEALIVVDGIPMINGKASSGVDQAYGPGASGDDKDIPIDFGNGLSDINPDDIESVTVLKGAAATALYGSRAGNGALIITTKSGRNKDGIGVSFNSNTSVNDILQWPDRQYEYGQGNNNRNAAGELYYSYQLSPDGANTGSTSSAFGPKFEGQSYYQYDPTLEGQSASPQPWVPYEDNVTGFFRTGFNTTNSVAIDGAGERFSGRASITHTKNEWIMPNTGFERLVASLNTNMRVSDKLTLNGKFSYTDKSSDNLPGTGYNNQSIAYFMIFQNPNVDLAWYEPRWKEGKEQIEQIHPFSSYIENPYLIAHEMTNSLQSANVVGNLQGTYTFDDRWSLMLRSGLNMRQDQREQRRPWNTSNFPQGFYKQQDVYFFESNTDALLTFQDELNQDFSINASVGANTMRGESKLNNSIARGLTLPGIYKLSNASDRALAENEIMKRQTNSVYGLVNFSWKDRIFLDITGRNDWSSTLPEDNRSYFYPSVSSSFVLSDLLTLPEAISFAKARLSWAQVGTDTDPYRLSKYYSTSAFPGSAEAPTSLHNAELKPEISSSWEAGLNFALLNNRVYADVNFYNNETVNQVLTIPLDVTTGFSSAFINGGKIRNRGIEVMLGATPVSTRDFSWNTNITWSKNDNEVLTLSENIGSEEQIIATSGTASIIATVGGSTGDIWGYGLVRNENGDVVFDAETGLAVRPADITKIGNAYADWRGGFFNEFKYKNFRLSALIDGQYGGIVYSQTHHKMSEQGKLTHTLLGRETGTVIGEGVVENADGSYSPNTTPVAINTWYGDYYRRANIETNSFDASYLKLREVRLEYTLPASFVSRLRVKGASVAVYGRDIAMISDFPIFDPETASLNGSTIVPGVEMGQLPTPRTWGFNLKFNF; this is encoded by the coding sequence ATGAAACAAATTTACATTAATCGGGTGAGCGCCCGTCTCATGTTTACGCTTATTTTAGTTTTAAGCTTGTTCTGTACAAGCTTATATGCACAAGAAAAGCTGGTAACGATACAAGGTGTCGTTTATTCCGCGGATGATCGCGAGGCCCTGCCGGGGGTCTCAATTGTTGCAAATGAAACCAGCGTTGGAGTAACAGATGCCAATGGAAGTTTTTCGTTAAATGTGAATACCGGAACTACGCTAAGGTTTGCTTTTATTGGATTAAGCCCCTATGAGATGGAGGTAACACGAGCTGAATCTGGCTTAGTTATCCAATTGCAAAATGAAGCAAGAGGTTTGTCAGAGGTTGTAGTAACTGCCCTAGGAATCGAACGGGAAGCTAAGGGCTTAGGGTATGGTGTGACAACGGTGAAAGGTGAAGATTTTACAGAGGCGATGTCAAATAACTGGACTGATGCACTTAAAGGTAAGGTGCCTGGATTGAATTTGACTCAAGCGAGCTCTGGTCCAATCAATTCAACGAGGATTAATCTTCGTGGGGATCGTTCGTTAGACCCAAACCGAAATGAGGCTTTGATTGTCGTAGATGGTATTCCGATGATTAATGGTAAAGCTTCATCTGGAGTGGATCAAGCCTACGGCCCGGGTGCATCTGGCGATGACAAAGATATTCCGATCGATTTCGGTAACGGCTTATCTGATATCAACCCAGATGATATTGAGTCGGTTACAGTTTTGAAGGGTGCAGCCGCAACAGCTTTGTACGGTAGTAGGGCAGGTAATGGAGCACTGATCATCACAACTAAATCGGGTAGAAATAAAGACGGCATTGGGGTCTCGTTCAATTCGAACACCAGTGTGAATGATATTTTGCAGTGGCCAGATCGTCAATACGAATACGGACAGGGTAATAATAATAGAAATGCAGCTGGAGAACTGTATTATTCATATCAATTGTCACCTGACGGAGCAAATACAGGATCAACATCAAGTGCATTTGGTCCGAAGTTCGAGGGACAAAGCTATTATCAATATGATCCTACTTTAGAAGGTCAGTCTGCATCGCCACAACCATGGGTTCCTTATGAAGATAACGTCACAGGTTTTTTTCGTACGGGTTTCAATACAACGAACAGTGTTGCGATCGACGGAGCAGGCGAGCGGTTTAGCGGTCGGGCCTCAATTACTCATACAAAAAATGAGTGGATCATGCCTAACACCGGCTTCGAACGCTTGGTCGCGTCTTTAAATACGAATATGAGGGTGTCGGACAAACTGACGTTGAATGGAAAGTTTAGTTATACAGATAAATCAAGTGACAATCTTCCGGGAACGGGATATAACAATCAGTCAATTGCTTATTTCATGATTTTCCAGAATCCGAATGTTGATCTGGCATGGTATGAACCACGATGGAAAGAAGGCAAAGAGCAAATTGAGCAAATTCACCCGTTCAGCTCCTATATAGAAAACCCTTATCTTATTGCTCATGAGATGACAAACAGTCTTCAAAGCGCCAATGTTGTCGGCAATTTGCAAGGAACTTACACTTTCGATGATCGTTGGAGCCTCATGTTGCGTTCTGGTCTGAACATGCGTCAAGATCAACGTGAGCAACGTCGCCCATGGAACACATCAAACTTTCCGCAAGGCTTCTACAAGCAACAAGACGTTTATTTCTTTGAGTCAAATACAGATGCTTTGTTGACTTTTCAGGATGAATTGAATCAGGATTTCTCGATAAACGCATCCGTGGGAGCAAATACGATGAGAGGGGAATCCAAACTGAACAATTCAATAGCACGGGGTTTGACCCTTCCGGGCATTTATAAGTTGTCTAATGCATCGGACCGGGCGCTAGCTGAAAATGAGATTATGAAGCGTCAAACGAACAGTGTTTATGGTTTAGTAAATTTTTCATGGAAAGATCGGATCTTTTTGGATATCACCGGACGGAATGATTGGTCATCGACGCTACCAGAAGATAATCGTTCTTATTTTTACCCTTCTGTTAGTAGCAGTTTTGTGTTAAGCGACTTGCTAACATTGCCGGAAGCAATTTCATTTGCGAAGGCAAGACTGTCATGGGCTCAGGTGGGTACAGATACAGATCCTTATAGATTATCGAAATATTATTCTACGTCGGCATTTCCTGGTTCAGCGGAGGCGCCGACTTCTCTTCACAATGCAGAACTTAAGCCCGAAATTTCCTCTTCGTGGGAGGCAGGGTTGAACTTTGCGTTACTTAATAACCGAGTTTACGCTGATGTGAATTTTTATAATAACGAGACTGTCAATCAAGTGTTGACTATTCCATTGGATGTGACGACCGGTTTCTCTTCCGCATTTATTAACGGAGGTAAGATTCGGAATCGTGGTATTGAAGTGATGTTAGGGGCGACGCCAGTATCAACGAGAGATTTTAGCTGGAATACGAACATCACTTGGTCAAAGAACGATAACGAAGTGCTGACCTTAAGCGAGAACATCGGTAGCGAAGAGCAAATCATAGCAACGAGCGGAACAGCTTCAATCATCGCCACGGTAGGTGGATCGACCGGTGACATCTGGGGATACGGGTTAGTGCGCAATGAAAATGGTGACGTTGTATTTGATGCTGAAACTGGTTTGGCAGTTCGTCCAGCAGATATTACCAAAATAGGTAATGCTTATGCTGATTGGAGAGGTGGTTTTTTCAATGAGTTTAAGTACAAAAATTTCCGTTTAAGTGCGTTGATTGATGGACAATACGGTGGTATTGTATATTCTCAAACACATCACAAGATGAGTGAACAAGGTAAGCTGACACATACCTTGCTTGGTAGAGAAACAGGAACAGTGATTGGCGAAGGTGTTGTTGAAAATGCAGACGGAAGTTATTCTCCAAATACCACTCCGGTAGCAATTAACACATGGTATGGTGACTACTACCGCCGTGCAAATATCGAGACAAACAGCTTCGATGCTTCCTACTTAAAATTGAGAGAGGTGCGTTTGGAATATACACTACCAGCTTCATTTGTTTCGAGATTACGCGTGAAAGGTGCAAGTGTAGCCGTATATGGAAGAGATATAGCTATGATATCAGATTTCCCAATATTCGATCCTGAAACAGCATCCTTAAACGGGTCGACGATTGTACCGGGCGTAGAAATGGGCCAACTTCCCACACCGAGAACTTGGGGTTTCAATCTGAAATTTAATTTTTAA
- a CDS encoding MIP/aquaporin family protein: protein MTPFLAELIGTAILILLGGGVVANVLLKGTNGHGGGWIVITTAWALAVFTGVVIAGPYSGAHLNPAVTLAMVISTDLTWAEGLQFVVAQFLGAMIGAFFVWLIHFEHFKATEDRGAKQAVFCTSPAIRNLPINLLSEVIGTFVLIFAVFYFTDAEIRDTQSPVGLGSIGAIPVAFVVWVIGLSLGGTTGYAINPARDLGPRIVHALLPIKNKADFNLSYAWVPVVGPLLGALLACLLHILIK, encoded by the coding sequence ATGACACCTTTTTTAGCAGAGTTAATAGGAACAGCCATCTTAATTTTATTAGGAGGAGGTGTTGTTGCTAATGTATTGTTGAAAGGAACGAATGGTCATGGTGGTGGGTGGATCGTCATAACAACGGCGTGGGCCTTGGCGGTGTTTACAGGTGTTGTAATTGCCGGGCCTTATAGTGGAGCTCACTTAAACCCCGCGGTGACATTGGCAATGGTGATCAGTACAGACCTGACGTGGGCTGAAGGGTTACAATTTGTCGTCGCTCAGTTTTTAGGTGCTATGATCGGTGCTTTTTTTGTATGGCTTATTCATTTTGAACATTTTAAGGCTACGGAAGATCGTGGTGCTAAACAGGCTGTTTTTTGTACCTCACCCGCCATTCGTAACCTTCCCATCAACTTGTTAAGTGAAGTTATAGGGACTTTTGTCCTGATTTTTGCAGTGTTCTATTTTACCGATGCCGAAATAAGAGACACGCAAAGTCCGGTCGGGCTTGGCTCCATCGGGGCCATACCGGTTGCTTTCGTTGTATGGGTTATCGGTTTATCACTTGGCGGAACAACCGGCTACGCGATCAACCCCGCACGTGACCTAGGTCCCCGTATAGTACACGCCTTGCTGCCAATAAAAAATAAAGCGGACTTTAATCTGAGCTACGCGTGGGTACCGGTAGTAGGCCCACTCTTAGGGGCTTTATTAGCCTGCTTGCTTCATATCTTGATCAAATAA